A genome region from Neptunomonas japonica JAMM 1380 includes the following:
- the hisD gene encoding histidinol dehydrogenase: protein MTTQYLKKAQKNAATGEDNTRHIVSSMLSEIEAGGEDKCREFALKLDSYEGNIVVTPEEIEAAGKSLSQRMKDDIQFAYDRVHNFAVKQRESLIDFETELSPGLWAGQRQIPMTAAGCYVPGGRYSHIASAVMSVATAKAAGVEHVIACSPPKPGQGVNPAIIYTANLAGANTILALGGVQGIAAMAFGLFTGKPADILVGPGNRFVAEAKRMLYGRVGIDLFAGPTEIAIIADKTADPHLVVTDLVGQAEHGPDSPAWLFTTDRALAEKVIEMMPSYIEKLPETARLAATNAWDEYGEVVLCDTDEEVATISDKYAAEHLEVMCDNLDWWVPRLRNYGSLFVGEETTVAFGDKCSGTNHILPTKGAARYTGGLSAGKFIKTVTTQRMTPEANRDVAAVTARISRMEGMEAHARTGDVRLEKYFPNETFDLKAVE, encoded by the coding sequence ATGACAACTCAATATTTGAAAAAGGCACAAAAAAACGCTGCCACCGGCGAAGATAATACTCGCCACATCGTATCCTCGATGCTGTCTGAAATAGAAGCGGGTGGGGAAGATAAGTGCCGTGAATTTGCGCTAAAGCTGGATAGCTATGAGGGTAACATTGTTGTTACACCAGAAGAGATAGAAGCTGCCGGCAAATCTCTGTCGCAGCGAATGAAAGATGATATCCAGTTTGCTTATGATCGTGTGCACAACTTTGCGGTTAAGCAACGAGAATCATTGATCGACTTTGAAACCGAGCTTTCTCCAGGGCTATGGGCGGGGCAGCGCCAAATTCCTATGACGGCAGCCGGTTGCTATGTGCCTGGCGGGCGTTATTCCCATATTGCCTCGGCGGTAATGTCAGTGGCTACCGCCAAAGCGGCGGGTGTTGAACACGTTATTGCTTGTTCGCCACCCAAACCTGGTCAAGGTGTTAATCCTGCGATTATCTATACCGCCAATCTTGCGGGGGCGAATACTATTTTGGCATTGGGTGGAGTGCAGGGTATAGCGGCAATGGCGTTTGGTCTATTTACCGGAAAGCCAGCCGATATCTTAGTAGGGCCGGGAAACCGTTTTGTAGCTGAGGCTAAACGTATGCTGTATGGCCGTGTTGGTATTGATCTATTCGCAGGCCCTACTGAAATTGCCATTATTGCTGATAAAACCGCTGATCCACATTTGGTGGTTACTGATCTTGTTGGTCAAGCTGAGCATGGCCCAGACTCTCCTGCTTGGTTGTTCACAACTGATAGGGCTTTGGCAGAAAAGGTTATTGAGATGATGCCTTCCTACATTGAAAAGTTACCAGAAACTGCACGCTTAGCTGCAACCAATGCTTGGGACGAATATGGTGAGGTTGTGTTGTGTGATACCGATGAAGAAGTTGCCACTATTAGCGATAAATATGCAGCGGAGCATCTTGAAGTTATGTGTGACAACTTGGACTGGTGGGTACCGCGTTTACGCAACTACGGTTCTTTATTCGTTGGAGAAGAGACTACCGTCGCGTTTGGGGATAAGTGTTCTGGTACTAACCATATTTTGCCAACCAAAGGTGCGGCACGTTATACCGGTGGTTTGTCAGCAGGTAAATTTATTAAAACAGTGACCACGCAACGTATGACTCCAGAAGCAAACCGTGATGTTGCTGCTGTCACTGCACGTATTTCACGCATGGAGGGGATGGAAGCGCATGCTCGCACGGGTGACGTTCGCTTGGAAAAATACTTCCCTAATGAAACCTTTGATTTAAAGGCAGTGGAA